A window of the Candidatus Woesearchaeota archaeon genome harbors these coding sequences:
- a CDS encoding secondary thiamine-phosphate synthase enzyme YjbQ translates to MKSHTEYLYFNTDKEMEFVNITDDVEVAVRKSGVKEGLCLINPMHITSAVYVNDAESGLIEDFQVWLEELAPRKPGYKHHQTGEDNADAHLKRTLMGHQVTLPITNGSLDLGTWEQVYYAEFDGRRKKRVVIKIIGE, encoded by the coding sequence ATGAAGTCGCACACTGAGTATTTGTATTTTAATACGGATAAAGAAATGGAGTTTGTTAACATTACTGATGACGTGGAAGTTGCTGTTAGGAAGTCAGGTGTAAAAGAAGGTCTTTGTTTAATCAATCCGATGCATATAACTTCTGCTGTTTATGTTAATGACGCGGAATCTGGCTTGATTGAGGATTTTCAAGTCTGGTTAGAAGAATTGGCTCCTAGAAAACCTGGGTATAAGCATCATCAGACTGGTGAGGATAATGCTGATGCGCATCTTAAAAGGACTTTGATGGGGCATCAAGTTACTCTTCCTATCACGAATGGTTCTTTGGATCTTGGTACGTGGGAACAAGTTTATTATGCTGAATTTGATGGTCGTAGAAAGAAAAGAGTGGTCATTAAAATAATTGGGGAGTGA
- a CDS encoding DUF2179 domain-containing protein encodes MEAAVSTDLVTLIIIPLLILIARIVDVTLGTIRLIFISKGEKLLSVIIGFFEVLIWLVAITRIMDNLTNVYAYLAYATGFAIGTYLGIVIEKKIRIGKVIVRVTTHKDAQDLVEELRRKRYTFTSIGVDGPDGEVKSLHTIIHKKDLDKLLKYITNYDKDAFYTVEDVKIVTEHNNDSAIKQKPVISVRK; translated from the coding sequence ATGGAAGCAGCAGTAAGCACTGATTTAGTAACACTCATAATAATACCATTACTAATATTAATCGCGAGAATAGTAGACGTTACGCTAGGAACAATAAGATTAATATTCATATCTAAAGGAGAAAAATTATTATCAGTAATAATAGGATTCTTCGAAGTACTAATATGGCTAGTAGCAATAACTAGGATAATGGATAATTTAACGAACGTATACGCTTACTTAGCATACGCAACAGGATTCGCAATAGGAACATACTTAGGAATAGTAATAGAGAAAAAAATACGCATAGGAAAAGTAATAGTAAGAGTAACAACGCACAAAGACGCACAAGACTTAGTAGAAGAACTAAGAAGAAAAAGATACACCTTCACAAGCATAGGAGTAGACGGACCAGACGGAGAAGTAAAATCACTACACACAATCATACACAAAAAAGACTTAGACAAATTACTAAAATACATAACTAATTATGATAAAGACGCATTCTACACAGTAGAAGACGTAAAAATAGTAACCGAACACAACAACGACTCAGCAATCAAACAAAAACCAGTAATAAGCGTAAGAAAATAA
- the trxA gene encoding thioredoxin: MKDLKVDELKDFISKGDTVVDFWASWCGPCKMLGPVFEEVSKELEKVKFAKADIDEVGEAAVELGVRGVPTIILFRDGKELNRIVGFVPKDVLKSQISESFS; this comes from the coding sequence ATGAAAGATTTGAAAGTTGATGAATTAAAAGATTTTATTTCTAAAGGAGATACAGTTGTTGATTTCTGGGCTTCTTGGTGTGGTCCTTGTAAAATGCTTGGTCCTGTGTTTGAAGAAGTTAGTAAAGAATTAGAAAAGGTTAAATTTGCTAAAGCTGACATTGACGAAGTGGGTGAAGCCGCTGTTGAATTAGGTGTTAGAGGAGTTCCTACTATTATCTTGTTTAGGGATGGTAAAGAGCTTAACAGGATTGTTGGTTTCGTTCCTAAAGATGTTTTGAAGTCTCAGATCAGTGAGTCTTTTAGTTAA
- the lgt gene encoding prolipoprotein diacylglyceryl transferase, whose translation MFIHNIDPVAFSFGVFEVRYYGLVYFLGFLFAYFFLKYQIKRARIKHLGLNDLDSLMIYFMLGSIIGARFFDFVFFNTSVLLTSPFEVFKIWHGGMSVHGGIIGAVIAGLLFVKDRKVKFYDLADQFIVPFMFFLGLGRIANFINGELWGVPSSAKFCIDYSQSNFVYNAPQGCRHPYQLYESFKNFAVSIALLIYSSFSTLKKGLLFLYGLFFYNVLRFFIDFYREQPLFLGLGTGQYLCIVFSLVSLFFIIKIKYPGFFLKKVKKDLKSKKNLRFNSRKN comes from the coding sequence GTGTTTATTCATAATATTGATCCGGTAGCGTTTAGTTTTGGTGTATTCGAGGTTAGGTATTATGGGTTGGTTTATTTTCTTGGTTTCTTGTTTGCTTATTTTTTTTTAAAATATCAAATTAAAAGGGCTAGGATTAAGCATCTTGGCTTAAATGATTTGGATTCTTTAATGATTTATTTCATGCTTGGTAGCATCATCGGGGCTCGTTTCTTTGACTTTGTTTTCTTTAACACTAGTGTTTTGTTAACTAGTCCTTTCGAGGTCTTTAAGATTTGGCACGGTGGTATGTCTGTTCATGGAGGAATAATAGGCGCGGTCATTGCGGGCTTATTATTTGTTAAGGATAGGAAAGTTAAATTTTATGATTTAGCTGATCAATTCATTGTTCCGTTCATGTTCTTTCTTGGGTTAGGCAGGATTGCTAATTTTATTAACGGAGAATTATGGGGTGTTCCTTCCTCTGCTAAGTTTTGTATTGATTATTCTCAGAGCAACTTCGTTTATAATGCGCCTCAAGGTTGTAGGCATCCTTATCAATTATATGAGTCTTTTAAGAACTTCGCTGTGAGCATAGCTTTATTGATTTATTCTTCTTTTTCTACTTTGAAAAAAGGATTGTTGTTTTTGTATGGTTTGTTTTTTTATAACGTGTTAAGGTTCTTTATTGATTTTTATCGTGAACAACCTTTATTTCTTGGTTTAGGCACAGGGCAGTATCTTTGTATTGTTTTCTCATTAGTATCTTTGTTTTTCATAATAAAAATTAAATATCCTGGTTTTTTTTTAAAAAAAGTAAAAAAAGATTTAAAGTCTAAGAAGAATCTTAGGTTTAATTCAAGAAAAAATTAG
- a CDS encoding hemolysin family protein: MQTEFFLIIITIALSAFFSGAEVAIVATSKLKAEQLVNKKVRNAQALLKLKNHPNESLITILIGNNIMNVASSAIATKIAFDHFNNMNIGIITGVMTLILLTFGEIIPKTFVVKNSKNIALAISPILLTLFYLLYPFVKSFNYLSLVINRFIGSSDHDPLVTESEIKYLIHIGEKEGEINKNEKAIINKVFKLDDLSVSKIMTPIKDVFSLDWNLTVEQAMPLIIEYGYTRMPVHSSNKGNIKGMITIQDVVGQIFKGNNTAKLKSVMNPIYFVNRAKKLDETLKELQLRNYHMAIVVGAYKQVVGLVTVEDIVEELVGEIFDEEDRVDSLIKQVSDDEWLVKGKTFIRTINKKLNLSLPITNEFKPVSRFLMERIDSAEKDKFFKCKDNEVVITIKQVHNDKILLVSIKKL, from the coding sequence ATGCAAACAGAATTTTTTTTGATAATAATAACTATTGCTTTGTCAGCTTTTTTTAGTGGTGCAGAAGTTGCGATTGTTGCGACTTCTAAGCTTAAAGCTGAGCAACTCGTTAATAAGAAAGTTAGGAATGCTCAAGCTTTGCTTAAGCTTAAGAATCATCCTAATGAGTCTCTGATTACTATTCTTATTGGTAATAACATCATGAATGTTGCTAGTTCCGCGATTGCTACTAAGATCGCGTTTGATCATTTTAATAATATGAACATAGGTATTATTACAGGGGTTATGACTTTGATTCTTCTTACTTTCGGGGAGATTATTCCTAAGACTTTCGTTGTTAAGAACTCTAAGAATATTGCTTTAGCTATTTCGCCTATTTTGCTTACTTTGTTTTATTTATTATATCCTTTTGTTAAAAGCTTTAATTATCTTAGTTTAGTGATTAATCGTTTTATTGGTAGTTCTGATCATGATCCTTTGGTTACTGAGAGTGAAATTAAGTATTTGATTCATATTGGTGAAAAAGAAGGTGAGATTAATAAGAATGAAAAAGCTATTATTAACAAGGTTTTCAAGCTTGATGATTTGTCTGTTTCTAAGATTATGACGCCTATTAAAGATGTTTTTTCTTTGGATTGGAACTTAACCGTTGAGCAAGCTATGCCTTTAATCATTGAGTATGGTTATACTAGGATGCCTGTTCATTCAAGTAACAAAGGTAATATTAAGGGCATGATTACTATTCAGGACGTTGTTGGTCAAATATTTAAGGGTAATAATACTGCTAAATTAAAGTCTGTGATGAATCCTATTTATTTTGTTAATAGGGCTAAGAAGCTTGATGAAACTTTGAAAGAGTTGCAGCTACGTAATTATCACATGGCTATAGTTGTTGGGGCTTATAAGCAAGTTGTTGGTTTGGTTACTGTTGAAGACATCGTTGAGGAATTAGTAGGTGAAATATTTGATGAAGAGGATCGTGTTGATTCTTTGATTAAGCAAGTATCTGATGATGAATGGTTAGTTAAGGGCAAAACTTTTATTAGGACTATTAATAAGAAGCTGAATCTTTCTTTGCCTATTACTAATGAGTTTAAGCCTGTTTCTCGTTTCTTAATGGAGCGTATTGATTCCGCTGAGAAAGACAAATTCTTTAAATGTAAAGATAATGAAGTTGTTATCACGATTAAGCAAGTTCATAATGATAAGATTTTATTAGTGTCCATTAAGAAACTATGA
- a CDS encoding metallophosphoesterase has translation MINALLTSSDHHANWGALEHWFKVANEKKVPFVINGDVVGDYNFEGIAMAMGLTVPEKYSDTYKHGKQLKELYKAMIALHAKKLADLIDKYEVLTVYLLGNHEPVFFCDLVSYYLKNKDLFIDLNSYQGVLNLNGVRVAGIPNTGHLQSYCYGILSEKELSNIFSHLRTERKLISDFDREKVEDLRDPVDDVDWIRIMRDFEGLDVFFTHGQIGRGSWRAEKHADETPTLLVAAKLSLLAKVTVDGHLHSSHKMKNAVGKPTIRAVGNHALLIEKDNDQIFFEDLKSDESFEAKKQLMFSREEFDAYKF, from the coding sequence ATGATTAATGCTTTGCTTACAAGTTCGGATCATCACGCGAATTGGGGTGCTCTTGAGCACTGGTTCAAAGTTGCGAATGAAAAAAAGGTTCCTTTCGTGATTAATGGTGATGTTGTTGGTGATTATAATTTTGAGGGGATAGCTATGGCTATGGGTTTAACTGTTCCTGAAAAGTATTCTGATACTTATAAGCATGGTAAGCAATTAAAGGAGCTTTACAAGGCGATGATTGCTCTTCACGCGAAGAAACTTGCTGATTTAATTGATAAATACGAGGTTTTAACTGTTTATTTGTTAGGTAATCATGAGCCTGTTTTCTTTTGTGACTTGGTTTCTTATTATTTGAAGAATAAGGATTTGTTTATTGATTTGAATTCGTATCAAGGCGTATTAAATCTTAATGGTGTAAGAGTTGCGGGGATTCCTAATACGGGTCATTTGCAGTCTTATTGTTATGGTATTTTGTCTGAGAAAGAATTATCTAATATTTTTAGTCATCTTCGTACTGAGCGAAAGTTAATATCTGATTTTGATAGGGAAAAAGTTGAGGATCTTCGTGATCCTGTTGATGATGTTGATTGGATTCGTATCATGAGGGATTTTGAGGGGTTGGATGTTTTTTTTACTCATGGTCAGATTGGTAGGGGTTCTTGGCGCGCTGAGAAGCATGCTGATGAGACTCCTACGCTTCTTGTGGCTGCGAAGCTTAGTTTGCTTGCTAAGGTGACTGTTGATGGTCATCTTCATTCTTCTCATAAGATGAAGAACGCGGTTGGTAAGCCTACTATTAGGGCTGTTGGCAATCATGCTTTGTTGATTGAGAAGGATAATGATCAGATTTTTTTTGAGGATTTGAAGTCTGATGAGTCTTTTGAGGCGAAGAAGCAATTAATGTTTTCTAGGGAAGAATTTGATGCGTATAAGTTCTGA
- a CDS encoding HIT domain-containing protein produces the protein MADYDSKTGSGECVFCEIIKGNIQTPGIFWEDDEFMAFLSTWPSVEGFTVVVPKKHFGSDCLALPDDVLQKFILAAKKVSNILLKYFEDVGRIGLIMEGTGVNHAHIKLIPMHGTGHIKKGVWKQYLSKESYYFDKYEGYLVSADGPKADSEKLKVLANKLRSVN, from the coding sequence ATGGCTGATTATGATTCTAAAACTGGTAGTGGTGAATGCGTTTTTTGTGAAATAATTAAAGGTAATATTCAAACGCCTGGTATTTTTTGGGAAGATGATGAATTCATGGCTTTTTTATCTACGTGGCCTAGCGTTGAGGGTTTCACAGTAGTTGTTCCTAAGAAACATTTTGGTAGTGATTGCTTGGCTTTACCTGATGATGTTTTACAAAAATTTATTTTAGCTGCGAAAAAAGTTTCTAATATTCTTTTAAAGTACTTTGAAGACGTTGGTAGGATTGGTTTAATCATGGAGGGAACAGGTGTTAATCATGCTCACATAAAACTTATTCCTATGCATGGTACGGGTCATATTAAGAAAGGTGTTTGGAAACAATACTTGAGCAAAGAATCTTATTATTTTGATAAATATGAGGGTTACTTAGTTTCTGCTGATGGTCCTAAAGCGGACTCTGAGAAATTAAAAGTTTTAGCTAATAAATTAAGATCTGTTAATTAG
- the eif1A gene encoding translation initiation factor eIF-1A — protein MKQKYDDQEQEDFRVRLPRGNEVLGILEARLGASRCDVKCLDGKTRNCRIPGRLKRKLWVRPGDIVIIEPWEFGGDEKGDIIFKYRPVQATWLKNNGHLDKLQDLDDF, from the coding sequence ATGAAACAAAAATACGACGACCAAGAACAAGAAGACTTCAGAGTAAGACTACCAAGAGGAAACGAAGTACTAGGCATACTAGAAGCAAGACTAGGCGCATCAAGATGCGACGTGAAATGCCTAGACGGAAAAACAAGAAACTGCAGAATACCAGGAAGACTAAAAAGAAAACTGTGGGTCAGACCAGGAGACATAGTAATAATAGAACCATGGGAATTCGGTGGAGACGAAAAAGGAGATATAATCTTCAAATACAGACCAGTACAAGCAACCTGGCTAAAAAACAACGGGCACCTAGACAAACTACAAGATCTAGATGACTTCTAA
- a CDS encoding site-2 protease family protein, translating into MIDFPFYFMSFNWLQEHALVILFYLGVALLIYFYRSRFEFQGLVALLKTKLGIKQMKKFATPLPKKKDLVGKKIFLISSYSFLVLVFFLLLDMIFGFSFFFALSLRLLLALSFLGVCVSIVFFRQIKSASYVGVYVGFLGMLFMLVLLSMGLYQLFFDPSAPPMFAPVLPGISIPGTPFKLPLFEGLISLLVVVVIHEFSHGVVSKSYKVPIKSSGFVMFGPLPGAFVEPDEKKLKNASSKAQLSVFAAGPFSNILLAGFLFILLALFSLLSVSLYEPSGVRIDGFVNMDDGRDLSMLDEGDVIKSVNNVSVLSSYELVVFVQNLSPGDVVSFMIDDDEKLVVLGSDPNNESRPFIGVFLDTEVSGTTVVSNNKFFSYAYFWLIGNPFSSSLNNNLGLLWLIFVLSFGIGIVNLLPVGPLDGGRMIFLVMKKKFGEKKASKYLTLLSKFLFFLVLILVFIPIIRALI; encoded by the coding sequence ATGATTGATTTTCCTTTTTATTTCATGTCATTTAATTGGTTGCAAGAACACGCTTTAGTAATTCTTTTCTATTTGGGTGTTGCTTTATTAATTTATTTTTATAGGAGTCGCTTCGAGTTTCAAGGTTTAGTCGCTTTATTAAAGACTAAGTTAGGGATTAAGCAAATGAAGAAGTTCGCTACGCCTCTTCCTAAGAAAAAAGATTTGGTTGGTAAAAAAATATTTTTGATTTCTTCTTATTCTTTCTTAGTTCTTGTTTTCTTTCTCTTATTAGATATGATTTTTGGTTTTAGTTTCTTTTTTGCTTTATCTTTGAGGCTTTTGTTAGCTTTATCTTTTCTTGGTGTTTGTGTGTCTATTGTTTTTTTTAGGCAGATTAAATCAGCGAGTTACGTAGGTGTCTATGTTGGTTTTCTTGGTATGTTGTTCATGCTTGTTTTGTTAAGTATGGGTTTGTATCAGTTATTTTTTGATCCTTCAGCTCCGCCTATGTTCGCGCCTGTACTTCCAGGTATAAGTATTCCTGGCACTCCTTTCAAGCTTCCTTTATTTGAAGGCTTGATTTCTTTGTTAGTCGTCGTTGTTATTCACGAATTTAGTCACGGTGTTGTTTCTAAATCTTACAAAGTTCCTATTAAGAGTTCTGGATTCGTCATGTTTGGTCCTTTGCCTGGTGCATTCGTTGAACCTGATGAAAAAAAATTAAAGAATGCTTCTTCTAAGGCGCAATTATCTGTTTTTGCTGCGGGTCCTTTTTCTAATATTTTATTAGCGGGTTTCTTGTTCATATTATTGGCTTTGTTTAGTTTGTTATCTGTTTCATTATATGAGCCTTCAGGTGTCAGAATTGATGGTTTCGTAAACATGGATGATGGTCGTGACTTATCTATGCTTGATGAAGGTGATGTTATTAAGAGTGTTAATAACGTGTCTGTTCTTTCTAGTTATGAATTAGTTGTTTTTGTTCAGAATCTTAGTCCGGGTGATGTTGTTTCTTTCATGATTGATGATGATGAAAAATTAGTTGTTCTTGGTTCCGATCCTAACAATGAGTCAAGACCTTTTATTGGTGTTTTCCTTGACACAGAGGTTTCTGGTACAACCGTGGTTTCTAATAACAAGTTTTTTAGTTATGCTTATTTTTGGTTAATTGGTAATCCTTTCTCTTCAAGTCTTAATAATAATCTTGGATTATTATGGTTAATATTTGTTTTAAGCTTCGGTATAGGGATTGTTAATTTATTACCTGTTGGTCCTCTTGATGGTGGCAGAATGATTTTTCTTGTTATGAAAAAAAAGTTTGGTGAAAAGAAAGCATCAAAGTATTTAACTTTGTTATCTAAGTTTTTGTTTTTCTTAGTTCTTATTCTTGTTTTTATACCTATTATTAGGGCTTTGATTTAA
- a CDS encoding transcription initiation factor IIB has product MSRYVKKCPECGSVNLQWNKEKGEIICRECGLVLEEKMVDFDQEWREFDSDAAANKRRTGAPMSYTQFDQGLGTEVGTKADFYKLGGRDKSKFFRLRKWQQRISTAIERNLKLALAELKRVSSYLKLPGSVEEEASRIYTLAVQRGLVRGRSMESVVAGALYAACRRHDVPRTLDELSEASGVEKKEIGRTYRFITRELGIKILPSNPSDYIARFASSLRLSPEAQTKSVEIIEEAQKVELTSGRGPTGIAAAALYVAALLNGEKRTQREVADVAGVTEVTIRNRYKELLDELGLEKEIKKIKKKMGS; this is encoded by the coding sequence ATGTCAAGATACGTTAAGAAATGTCCGGAATGTGGTTCTGTAAATCTTCAGTGGAACAAAGAGAAAGGAGAAATTATTTGTCGCGAATGCGGTCTTGTTCTTGAAGAGAAAATGGTTGATTTTGATCAGGAATGGCGTGAATTTGATAGTGACGCTGCTGCTAATAAAAGAAGAACGGGAGCGCCTATGTCTTACACTCAATTTGATCAAGGTCTAGGTACTGAAGTTGGTACTAAAGCTGATTTTTATAAATTGGGCGGTAGAGATAAAAGTAAATTCTTCAGATTAAGAAAATGGCAACAAAGAATTAGTACTGCTATTGAGCGTAACTTAAAACTTGCTTTAGCTGAACTTAAAAGAGTTTCTTCTTATTTGAAACTTCCTGGGTCTGTTGAAGAAGAAGCTTCTAGGATTTATACTTTAGCTGTTCAACGTGGCTTAGTAAGAGGTAGGAGCATGGAATCAGTTGTTGCTGGTGCTTTGTATGCTGCTTGTCGTCGTCACGATGTTCCTCGTACTTTAGATGAGTTAAGTGAAGCGTCTGGTGTTGAAAAAAAAGAAATTGGTAGGACTTACAGATTTATTACTAGGGAGCTAGGAATAAAGATTTTACCTAGTAATCCTTCAGATTATATTGCTAGGTTCGCTTCTAGTCTTCGTTTGAGTCCTGAGGCTCAGACTAAATCAGTTGAGATAATTGAGGAAGCTCAAAAAGTAGAATTAACTAGTGGTCGTGGTCCTACGGGGATTGCTGCTGCTGCTCTTTATGTTGCTGCTTTGCTTAACGGCGAGAAAAGAACGCAGAGAGAAGTCGCGGACGTCGCAGGGGTTACAGAAGTAACTATTAGGAACAGGTACAAAGAGTTGCTTGATGAGCTTGGTTTAGAAAAAGAAATTAAGAAAATCAAGAAGAAGATGGGTTCTTAA
- the dut gene encoding dUTP diphosphatase, with product MKLKMKKLEQDAKLFSYAHEGDAGLDIYSYEDKTIKAGTRETIKTGIAIALEKGYVALVWDKSGLASKKGIKTMAGVIDSGYRGEISIVLFNTSKEDYEIKKGDKIAQILIQPIISAEIEEVNSLDETSRGENGFGSTGKQ from the coding sequence ATGAAACTAAAAATGAAGAAATTAGAACAAGACGCAAAACTATTCAGTTACGCACACGAAGGAGACGCAGGCCTAGACATATATTCATACGAAGATAAAACCATAAAAGCAGGAACAAGAGAAACAATAAAAACAGGCATCGCAATCGCACTAGAAAAAGGATACGTAGCATTAGTATGGGACAAATCAGGACTAGCATCAAAGAAAGGAATAAAAACCATGGCTGGCGTAATAGACTCAGGATACAGAGGAGAAATAAGCATAGTATTATTTAATACAAGCAAAGAAGATTATGAAATAAAAAAAGGAGATAAAATCGCACAAATATTAATACAACCAATAATCAGCGCGGAAATAGAAGAAGTTAATTCGTTAGATGAAACCAGCAGAGGCGAAAACGGATTTGGAAGCACAGGGAAACAATAA
- a CDS encoding methyltransferase, giving the protein MYEPQEDSIMLKEAIEQFLKKEPQEICADLGTGTGIQGLTMIPRCKKVLFIDINPEAINYVSHSLNKEQKQKAEFIESDLFKNVNPELKGRIGLIAFNPPYLPREQDEEEDEELTSGTKGINTTLRFIKESKPFLNKKGKLLFVVSSHSDVESINEELKKQNYKYKIIKKAHFFFEDIMIYEAYLDEDK; this is encoded by the coding sequence ATGTACGAACCACAAGAAGACTCAATAATGCTTAAAGAAGCAATAGAACAATTTCTAAAAAAAGAACCTCAAGAAATATGCGCGGACTTAGGCACAGGAACAGGAATACAAGGATTAACAATGATTCCGCGCTGTAAAAAAGTTTTATTCATAGATATAAACCCTGAAGCCATTAATTATGTTTCTCATTCCTTAAATAAAGAACAAAAACAAAAAGCAGAATTCATAGAATCTGATTTGTTCAAAAACGTGAATCCTGAACTGAAAGGAAGAATTGGATTAATAGCTTTTAATCCTCCTTATTTGCCGAGAGAACAAGACGAAGAGGAAGATGAAGAATTAACAAGTGGAACTAAAGGAATAAATACAACTCTTAGATTCATAAAAGAAAGTAAACCTTTCCTTAATAAAAAAGGAAAACTTTTATTCGTTGTTAGTTCTCATTCAGACGTTGAATCAATAAACGAAGAATTAAAAAAACAAAATTACAAATACAAAATAATTAAGAAAGCACATTTTTTCTTTGAAGACATAATGATTTATGAGGCTTACCTTGATGAAGATAAATAA
- a CDS encoding AAA family ATPase — protein MIIKSLSLTNIRSYKEQEFYFKEGLTLLSGDIGSGKSTVLLGIEFALFGLIRGSINGSSLLRHGSKEGIIKLKFLMNKEEYVIERGLKKTSTGITQDNCSLTKNNNKELLTPVELKSRILSLLGYPEDLVTKSKTLIFRYTVYTPQEEMKQIIFESKDERLEKLRRIFGVDKYELIKNNASNYARDLRSELKNYNVLSDEKSDLKERIKNLLTEVNLLKEENDELKKKRNELSKKEDLIKEKQESIEQKTKKFNELKNNNNLFINNINSLNNNLEELEKDIKDLEENTTKKEKEIENVPVIKRSTEEILKEIKELRIKEEEFENKLMNNKNQDAVVKNKVLEIKKLIEEINHLDNCPTCKQSVSKEHKNNLVNEEENKLLSYEEKEKILRSNLEKLDSIKKKFEEKKIELEKEKEETSRNEYKLKIIEQNKKFVDEQKQKLLLLNKKKEELILRIKQQKEEHAKLKEELITYEDLEQIIKTTKKEQEELNNEIKEEDKRILRNEEATKYKEQTLKDKKTELEKKEKDLDLLGKKRTLENWISNHFINLMSIIEKQVLAKIHREFNELFKEWFSMLIDDTELEANIEQDFSPSITQNGYDSSVENLSGGEKTAVSLAYRLALNKVINDLVHDVKTKGLLILDEPTDGFSSDQLDKVRDVLERTNTKQTIIVSHEAKLESFVQNIIRISKNNHESEIIQI, from the coding sequence ATGATTATTAAATCTTTAAGTTTAACAAATATTCGCTCCTACAAAGAACAAGAATTTTATTTCAAAGAAGGACTGACTCTTTTATCAGGAGACATAGGAAGCGGTAAATCAACCGTTTTATTAGGAATCGAGTTCGCGTTGTTCGGATTAATAAGAGGCTCAATAAATGGCTCATCATTATTAAGACACGGCTCAAAAGAAGGAATTATTAAGTTAAAATTCTTGATGAACAAAGAAGAATACGTAATAGAACGAGGATTAAAGAAGACAAGCACAGGAATAACACAAGATAATTGTTCTTTAACAAAGAATAACAACAAAGAATTGTTAACACCCGTAGAATTAAAATCTAGAATCCTAAGCTTGTTAGGATACCCTGAGGACTTAGTTACGAAGTCCAAGACTTTAATATTTAGGTACACCGTTTACACACCACAAGAAGAAATGAAGCAAATAATCTTTGAATCAAAAGATGAAAGATTAGAAAAACTTCGTAGAATCTTCGGCGTTGATAAGTACGAATTAATAAAGAATAACGCTTCTAATTACGCAAGGGATTTAAGGTCAGAACTAAAAAATTATAATGTTTTAAGCGACGAAAAATCTGATTTAAAAGAAAGAATTAAGAATTTGTTAACTGAAGTAAATTTGTTAAAAGAAGAAAATGATGAATTAAAAAAGAAACGAAACGAATTAAGTAAAAAAGAAGATTTAATCAAAGAAAAGCAAGAATCAATAGAACAAAAAACTAAGAAGTTTAATGAATTAAAAAATAATAACAACTTGTTCATCAATAATATTAATTCTTTGAATAATAACTTGGAAGAATTAGAAAAAGACATAAAAGACTTAGAAGAAAATACTACTAAGAAAGAAAAAGAAATAGAAAACGTTCCCGTAATTAAAAGAAGCACTGAAGAAATATTAAAAGAAATAAAAGAATTACGAATTAAAGAAGAAGAATTCGAAAATAAATTAATGAATAATAAGAATCAAGACGCAGTCGTAAAGAACAAGGTTTTAGAAATAAAAAAATTAATAGAAGAAATAAATCATTTAGATAATTGTCCTACGTGTAAACAAAGTGTTAGTAAAGAACATAAAAATAATTTGGTGAACGAAGAAGAAAATAAATTATTAAGTTATGAAGAAAAAGAAAAAATTCTAAGAAGTAATCTTGAAAAATTAGATTCTATAAAGAAAAAATTCGAAGAGAAAAAAATAGAATTAGAAAAAGAAAAAGAAGAAACATCAAGGAATGAATACAAACTAAAAATAATAGAACAAAACAAGAAATTTGTTGATGAACAAAAACAAAAATTATTATTGCTTAACAAGAAAAAAGAAGAACTAATACTGAGAATAAAACAACAAAAAGAAGAACATGCAAAACTAAAAGAAGAACTAATAACTTATGAGGACTTAGAACAAATAATTAAAACAACAAAAAAAGAACAAGAAGAATTAAACAACGAAATAAAAGAAGAAGATAAAAGAATTTTAAGAAATGAAGAAGCAACTAAGTACAAAGAACAAACGTTGAAAGATAAAAAAACAGAACTAGAAAAGAAAGAAAAAGATCTTGATTTATTAGGAAAGAAAAGAACATTAGAAAATTGGATAAGCAATCACTTCATAAACTTAATGAGCATCATAGAAAAACAAGTACTCGCGAAGATACACAGAGAATTTAATGAGTTATTCAAAGAATGGTTCTCAATGCTAATAGATGATACTGAATTAGAAGCTAACATAGAACAAGATTTTTCTCCAAGCATAACGCAGAACGGATACGATTCAAGTGTTGAGAACTTGTCAGGAGGAGAAAAAACAGCTGTTTCACTAGCATACAGACTCGCATTAAATAAAGTAATTAATGATTTGGTGCATGACGTGAAAACAAAAGGATTGTTAATACTTGATGAGCCAACAGATGGATTCAGCTCGGACCAATTAGATAAAGTAAGAGATGTTTTAGAAAGAACAAATACTAAACAAACAATAATTGTTAGTCACGAAGCAAAACTTGAAAGCTTCGTACAAAACATAATAAGAATAAGTAAGAATAATCACGAAAGCGAAATCATACAAATATGA